The Arachis duranensis cultivar V14167 chromosome 2, aradu.V14167.gnm2.J7QH, whole genome shotgun sequence genome has a window encoding:
- the LOC107473777 gene encoding LOW QUALITY PROTEIN: germin-like protein subfamily 1 member 7 (The sequence of the model RefSeq protein was modified relative to this genomic sequence to represent the inferred CDS: substituted 1 base at 1 genomic stop codon), with the protein MKAIYFLVGLLTLASSFASAYDPSPLQDFCVALNDTQNADAVFVNGNIFKDLKVVVAEDFFKHVDLGNVVNKLGSNVTPVSVNELPGLNTLGISLARLDFAPKGLIPPHTHPRATEILTVVEGTNRLFTKVLNKGDVFVFPIGLIHFQLNVGYGNAVAISGLNNQNPGVITVANTVFGSTPPISPEVLTKAFQVDKKVINYLEKQFXYDNN; encoded by the exons ATGAAAGCAATCTACTTCCTTGTTGGTTTGTTGACTTTGGCATCCTCTTTTGCATCAGCCTATGATCCCAGTCCACTGCAAGATTTCTGTGTGGCTCTCAATGACACCCAAAATGCTG aTGCAGTATTTGTGAATGGAAACATTTTCAAAGACCTTAAAGTTGTAGTAGCTGAAGATTTCTTCAAGCATGTAGATCTTGGGAATGTTGTCAACAAACTTGGCTCAAACGTGACTCCTGTCAGTGTTAACGAACTACCCGGACTTAACACACTCGGCATATCACTTGCTCGCCTAGATTTTGCACCTAAGGGTTTAATCCCTCCTCACACTCACCCTCGAGCCACAGAGATTTTGACTGTTGTTGAAGGCACCAACCGTCTTTTTACTAAAGTGCTCAATAAGGGTGATGTGTTTGTGTTTCCAATTGGTCTCATTCATTTCCAACTGAACGTGGGTTATGGCAACGCTGTTGCTATTTCTGGTCTTAACAATCAGAATCCAGGTGTTATCACAGTTGCAAATACTGTTTTTGGATCCACTCCACCTATTTCTCCTGAAGTTTTGACTAAAGCTTTTCAAGTGgataaaaaagtaattaactACCTTGAAAAACAGTTCTGATACGATAATAACTAA